In Lonchura striata isolate bLonStr1 chromosome 3, bLonStr1.mat, whole genome shotgun sequence, the sequence GTTATTGTACCTCAACAGAGTGATATTTAAATACCGTTTTTCCCCTCCCAGTGTGTTGTTGATTATAAGTAAAAATGGACTAGCATCTATTTTTCAAAACCAAGTGTACAAAAGGCTAACAGTTTAGCTTTCTGACAGACAATTTTCGCTTATGTGGAAAATATTGTTGTGCACAGAGGGTTAGATTGGCTGATATAATACGTCTTTTCATACAATCCAAACAACAGACACAATAAAGACAAACGGGCATTTGTTTAGATTGTTGAATGAATCTTCAAATTAAATTGTGAATATATCAATATTTAAGGAAATTATTTAAGACcccatttttttgttaattgCAGTGAACACAAGCAGTGTAGTAGGTGGactttcagaaaaatatatCCATATCAAATTTAGGATCTTGGGCTGTACAAAAAGTTCTGCTGCTAGTTAGGAATTAAGCAACTGGAAGCATAGATTTACCAGCATTAAGTCAAATGCCTGCAGCTTTTCCAAGTCCTTCAGCTGCTCATCTCTTCTCACACCTGAATTCATACATGCAATTCGTTTGGCCAGTCCCCTCGCAGCGCAGGTCTGTCAGGCAGCCAAAGGCAGGTGGCTCTGGGACCAGCCAGGTTTTCACGTCTTCCCCCCACGCAGGGCTTTTGTCTCTTTGCCAGCTGGCAAGCTGCACAAGCGGCTTTGTAAGCCAAACCCTGCACGGCCCAGGATTACGCTGGGTGTGCCACGTGGGATTTACCTGATCCCTCCGTGTAGGCAAGTCAGATCCATGTCAGGATTCTCCATGTATTGTGCGCCACATCCTTCCGTTTCCTGAGCGATGCTGTCCTGATGTAGCCTGTTGTTTGGGAAAATGGTGTGCTTTTCAGGGAATGCCTGTTACAGGTCATCAGCAcaggaaatgctgctttctACAGTGTATCTTTTCCATGAAGCCTTCTGCTGTGTATCTTAGgtttaaagagaaaattattatgCTTATTGTTGgagattgattgattgattatCCTCTGGTGTGTTATACCCTTGTATGTGTGTACAAAATGTAGAGTTTTAAGcaagaaaagggaaattattAATTAGTCTGGCTGTGCTTGCTCATTGAAGAGATGGAATGCTAATAAGTAGTTTGTAGAACAGCATCAATAGTATGGTGTCACATACTCTGTGAGTGTTTAAATATTAAACCAAAgtactgtatttctttcttaGAATAAATTGATTAAGTTCATTGTCTTCAGAATGTACACAGGTTCAAAGAGAAGTATACTAAGTTTTACTTCTGTTGGAAATGTCTCCAATATTTGACAGACAGAAATCTTGCAGGATTGCCAACCAACTCTGAGCAAGTACATTTGGTGTTATTTGTATAACCAACAACccaaaggaaaagcagctgaagtATAAAAAGATCTAAGACTTAAATTTTTAGATGAGGTAAACCTCAGTTATTCTAACTGAGCTTTTGCCAGCTGATAACAACCTGTACTTCATGACAGGTACAAAATATATAAGGTTAGTTATGACTGCAAAAATACCTACAGAAACTGAGACTCCTAGCTGACATTCAAACATTATAATACTTCTTTCACACACTTAAAAAGGCTTCTGAGCAGCTAATTAAAGctattaaaaagaataaaagacaCTGTGATGAATTAGAACCTAAGGGTAAAAAGGAGGGAACTTCTCCAGGAATACACAACCTTGCCAAGCATAATAAACTTCAAAAGCCAAGTTGAAAATCAAATAAATCCCATCTTTAGCCTCACAAAGGATGTTGCCAATACGCTTAGGTAAGAAGACAGAACATTCCAGGAACTGTAagccttctggaaaaaaatgctgttttctgcCACTTTGTGATCACACAGTAGAAATCCAGCCTGGTGTATGTACATATGTATGTGTACACTTGTATGTGTTACAGGAACCTGAGtaaaaaagcagttttcagCTTAAAGAGGTTTTTCTTTAAACTGTTGCTAAGGGCCCTAGTGATAGCAGGGCAGGGGTAGAGTTGTCCTCTCATCTTGCGTAAAGGGGCATTACTACCAACCTGtttctataaaataaatataattatgtaTAGATAAAATGCATGTGCTGAAAGCACTCTTTGCTACTATGCCAGAAAACtgttttcagcattttaaaaaaaagagccCAAGCTAATGAAAAGATCTGCTGCTTTGTCTAATGGAAGTCTCATGCTGGTTGCAAAGGTAGCTTTGAGGCACACCTGGACTTCACAGGTGCGGTAACTGAAGAccagggagggagagaaatgtgagACTAAATACGTATACTGTTTCCAGAATTAAAAGTGCAAAGCTTATCAGTTGTGGTCATTTTTCCATTAATCTTTATctaaattttaatgaaatagaAGAAAACTCTTTTGAAATTGAGAAATATATGTAGGCTTTACCAGGAGTGGTAAAAATAGTTAAAATCCCTGTTTAATGTGTTATGTTCATGTAGTATTGTTTTCCTTTGAATCTTACATAAAGGTAATTGATTATTCCTAACTACTGTGTTTAGGAGTCAAGGTGGCTCTGAATTAGACAGAGAAGGTTCATGTTGATTAAACAGATTAGAAAGCATTTGACTATTTTCATGTGTTGCAACATAGAATCACCTCCCATTAAAGCCCATTGATCTCAGTAGCGTAAGCTTAAGTGATTTGCTGGTTTGGTGTCTCAGTGGGCTCTCAGTGGAACTGCTGCCTACGTGCAAGGAATGCAAAGTTTGGCTTGCTGATTCCATAAAGGTAAAATCTATACCTCAAGATAGAGAAGTTTTTAGTAGCAAAAGGATTGTGAAATGGAGTTGGTAAATGCTATTAGGTACTTCTGAACTACTGAATGATATATTACAGCTACAGTATGCAATTTGTTGAACTACTTAGGAGAGGCAGAGTTCTGGTATCTATTTAGGTGAGAAAAATTTCCTGTGACACTAAATAGAGGATAATGTGCTAGAACATTACAGCCATGTTTGTCACACAGTCTGACAATATCTTGCCATGGCGATGATGCTAGATGAATCTGTATTTGCTGTAAAATGCCCAAGATGCAAGCAGTAGTGCTTTATATTTTATGTGCCTAACCAACATTAGGCAATTCCAGATTAATCCAAACAAAATTTATCtggtggaatttttttaaatggcaataTCCCCTTtcagtgtcactgcaggacaTTACAATGAGAAAAGCTTTCCGGAGTTCCACAATTCAAGACCAACAGCTGTTTGACCGAAAAACTCTGCCAATTCCTTTGCAAGAAACTTACGACATTTGTGAACAGCCTCCTCCACTTAACATTCTCACCCCTTACAGGTTAGTAAAAcagaattaataaaaaacaatttctagCTTATTTTATATAATAGAGAGGATATATCCAGGCACCTTGCTCACATGCAGTAGCACTTAAATATTCAAGGAGCCACACTAGAAAACTGTGAAGCTGCTGGAGGAATGAAAGCAGCAGAAGACATTATAGGCATTGAAATGTTACTCCATTTTACTCAAATCTTAACTCAGTGTAACATGAtaggaaaaagtattttttagaTTCTGTATTTATTAAACTATATAATGTACTTGGATGTGAAGTGAAGAAATTAAACAGGTAAGTGTGTAGAAAGAAGTATCTTCAATGGAAATGAATATTGTTTGCTGTCCCAGAGATTCAGTTTGAATCAGCAGCTGAACATAAGTAGCCACACAAAATTGCTCAGTATTTTAACAGCAAAATTTGAGTTATTGGAGTAGAGTGGGAGTTCTCTGATTtatgacactttttttttgtctggagCTTGTGTTGAAGTTATCTTTCTAAAATTAGGACCTTGGATGCCAGGAAAGACTAAAAAGTGTTGGTGCAGGATGTAAATGATCATCTCTTTTGTGTTCCTCAGCAAAATTTTTCAGAGTCTGAGATACTGTATATTCCTTAATATGCCCTTGCTTTGTCTTAATGTTTGGATTAATGTCTTGTCAAATAAATAATACACCCTGTTCGTGTAACTGTTTTTCAGGGATGATGGAAAAGAAGGCTTGAAGTTCTATACCAATCCTTCATATTTCTTTGAtctgtggaaggaaaaaatgttgcAGGACACCGaggacaaaagaaaagaaaagaggaagcagAAGGTACATATGTTAAATTTATAtggcttctctttgtttttttcctagaaaggATTTGGTTGCAGATGTGCTACTTTAATAGCAATCCAGACTTGATAGAGTCATCTGTTCAACTAAAGCTATTTGTATTCATTCGGTTCCACTAACTTTAACAAttaaacaataataataataatagtagtagtagtaaagTAATGTAGAATGACCTGAAATTTTCATGCTGTCTTAACCAACTTTTGCCAAAGCTTTCAAGTATTCTAGCAATAATTCAGAAAGGAAGGAGCAATACAGCAAGAATAAAGAATTTCACTTGAGTGTTTATTTGTAAGACAAAATTTTGACAGTCTTACAGGTGAAAAATCTTGAATGACATTCTATTAGATATGTTTAAACTAGAAAGAAATTAGTAGGAATAAAACACATTGcttatattttcttaaaattaaacaAGCATTTTAGGAAGTAGTAATGCTACTTTTTTATTTGACCATTATTCTGTATGTTTCATATGTAGTAGTGAGAGTAAATATGAGTGTCAAATTTATAAGTTGATTTCAGACTTAGAATAAAAAGCTACTTAAACaggtatttttctttatgttatTCAGGTTCTTAGCCCCTAGTCTGTTGTTTCTGGCTCTTATAAGTCTTTCTGGTCTACATACATATTTAGCCTGAAAGtaaatttttcttgcatttgAAATGGGAttgtttttcataattttgtGGCTGATGTTTATATgcaactaattaaaaaaacactgtCTCAGTTGTCAGTTTTGTTTGCACAACTCTCCTACAGCAGAAAAATCTAGATCGCCCTCACGAACCAGAGAAAGTGCCAAGGGCACCTCATGACAGACGGAGAGAGTGGCAGAAGTTAGCCCAAGGTCCAGAGCTTGCAGAAGATGATGCTAACCTCTTACATAAGCACATTGAAGTTGCTAATGGCCCAGCTTCACATTTTGAATCAAggttcctttttgttttttctatcCTTTGTGAAGTGTATTAATGCTGCATAGTGAACATTGTCAATGACGAGATGCTACTGCTTCCCTTGAAGTGCACTGGAAATCCGTGGTTTTGCTTAATCAAAACTGAGTTTTAAAATTCTGAGTTTATCCTTAAAGGAGTAGTGACTGTTGTTATTTTTAAGGGTAGGATGTATCCTCATTGTATCCTTGAGTATGAGCTGTCCTCTGCAGCTTGATGAAGTTGTAGTGTCACTGCTGCAAGCTTGCACCCAGGTGTGTCACTGCATTCCAGACCTGACCCACAAAATCCCCATTGTTCCAGCCTCTTGATTTTTCTTAAGCAGACACTGCCAAGACTATATCATGTGTGTGATGTGAACAAATGTCCACTTGGAACTCAAATTAGAATGCTGAGCTTCTCTTTACTCTTGAACAAATCCATTATTTGATTGACATTTCTGGTTATAGCCTATTACAAAATCCAACCTGTTGAATTCTCATTTCACAGCATGTATTTGCTGGTGGCTAAAAGTAGCATTTCACATGGTAAACACCTGCTGTACTTGTGCTTCTGGCCTTGGTGCAAAATCAAGTCTGTTTTACCAGCCAAGAAACATCTAATAGCAAAGAGGGCTGACAAGTAATGTTAGGCAATTTGGGGATAAatttttggtttgggggttttgggtgttttgttttgttgttttgttttgtttttttaataaaaagtattCATTGTGCTCCCAAAAACTggttaattttttcccctttctgtgGTCAAAAGCACACCATAAGAGAGTATATTGTTTAGCTTTGTAAGGCCTTCAAACAGTAGTGATGGTGAGTAATTATGACAACTCTTGGAGAGAGTGTTTGTTGACTGAAAAGTAGAAAAACCTGCTTGTAGAAAACTTAGTTCAATTCAGAATGGAAAATGCTCTCAGTGCATTTCACTCAGTGGGGTACAAGTTAAGTTATGATGATTAGCATTTTTCTAGAAATAGCTTTATAGAATCTCTGTAAACTGCTGTGTCAAGTCATTGGCAGAAACATCTGCTTTCCTGCTGTCCTTTTGTAGTGTTGTATGTTGGGTTCCACTTTAGACATGCTCATTTTATAGCCAGGACCCTAGCCTAAACCTTGATTTTCTCAGTACTCGTAATGCAATTATTAATAATGCTGAAGTGCTTGGGAGCACTGTATTTGCAGAACATGTTGTTCAGATCAGAGCAGCACCATGCTTTGAAATAAATGAGAAAGATTTTCACCCCTGAAGAATTTAATAGGTTTAGATACTACAGTGGTGGCAGTATGTGGAAATATAGAGTGTTGCTCTACTTGTTGGAAagtgttctgctctgaatttaatagaatttttcaaaaattaaattctgtaaTTGAATAGTTAATTAAAATTTACGAACTGATCAGATCCTTGAAGTGTGTCTAAAGTTGTCATTAACAAGTTGAATCATCTTTATTTAGTACTACTACTCAATAACAGATATTGATTGAGTCTTATGTCTATTAAAGCAGCGAGTTCTCTGTATATATTGTAATAAAGATCCTCTGACAGAAGTTCAGCTAAATTATTCAGTTGTAAATTTTGCCATTCTAACATGGATGGATTTTCATAAATGCTATAAAAGAAGAATAGTTCTGATTGTACTTCTATGTCTATTTAACTCAAAGTAATGTGTCTAATAAACACTAAGGTTACACACATACTGTAGAAACTATCTGATATACCTGTCAAAATCAAACCCTTGAGCTGCTAGAAGTAATAACAGGAAAAGTGGGATAAATTATTGAAAAGCCACACTGTATAATACGCAACACTAGTGGAGAGAAGACACTTGCATTCAGAAGTCAGACTGAAGTACAGAACAGTGGCTGAGGACACCAATACTCACTCCTACTAAAGGTGAAGCTGGATCACTTCTCCCTGTTTTTTACAGATCTCAAGCATACGTGGACCACATTGACGGCTCGTATTCCCTCTCCGCGTTGCCCTACAGCCAGATGTCCGAGCTCCTGAGCCGAGCCGAGGAGCGCGTGCTGGTCAGGCCCCAcgagccgccgccgcctccccccATGCACGGAGCCGCCGAAGTGAAGCCTGTGCCCCCCTGCGTTGGGTACGAGCCAGAAAAGCCACGTGCGGCTCTCTTGGGGCTGCTTTAGCTACCTACCTCCCATTATTTCTGTGCTGCCCAGAAATCCCAGGGGCTATGGCAGCCCACAGCCCAGCGTGCCTGCAGGAACAGGGCCACCAGGAGCTGGATGGGAAGGCCAGCATCTAAATCCATAGGGTGCTCTGGTGGAGACAGGCCTCAGCTTGCCATTAATACTGCAACCATGTTGCCTTCTGAGTTAAATGGCAAGACAAAGAATTCTATGGAAAATGCTTCTGTGAAATATGTTGGCATTTCAGGATGTAGCTTTGGAATTTCGGAAATTTGTACAACTGATATCTGTTTCAGCCTATATGAAAGGAAGAATATATCACAGTAAGATGGCTGTCAAAACTATGTATTCATTACATTTGCTAAATTGTTAGTGCTTCTCTCTCccaaagtgggtttttttttctatttctttgtaCCTTTTCAGAAGTGGatacatacataaaatattttctagaggTGAAAATTTCTTTGTCACTCCCCTATTTTTTTATACGAAAATCTTACTTTGTGGCCAGGTACATACAGCTTGGAATAGAGGATACTTAATTCAGATGGGGTTGTTACATCAGCAAGATGTTAGTCTCTTGAAAATAATGATGTTTACTGCTTAGGAGATCATACACAAAACTGCATAACGCTTTAGATTAATTTACCACAACAGTTTAAAGAAATCCTCTGGTGGTCTTTCAGGAAAATAAGTTTACTGTTCTCTCTTGTTTCTTCAGGTCATCTATTCATTGTCCTATAATGAGTATCTAGCATATAACTGTACCTCTCCGTACGCAGTATTGATGACCTTTGATATTAGTCTCACTCATTTCATTATCACACCttaaatatgtatttcaaaTTAACCTGTTCTCATTGTTTgcattgttttggtttggttttaaagTTCTGTGAATCAAAATAGTTAATCAACTGCTAGTTCCCTGATTTGAGTAAAATAATTTGGATTTACTTATGGACAACAGGGAAGAATTATACTGACATAGGAAACCTTTGATAAAGATACAGCTACATAAATTTGGCTAATAGCTGAATTTGAGCAGAGGTCTTTTGGAAACCTGATGCTTGCTCCATACTGAAAATTAGACTTCCTTACTTATGAGGTGTGGACAAACACCCTGAAATCATCATAATACATAATGCTCTTTAATGCCCACGTTTCAATGTTCTAAAGTAGTGGAAGTGaatctattattattttttccaccCTCTAGCTCTAATAACTGTGTTCTGTTATTGGATGTTGCAGCTCTACTCCTGGCTTGGTAGAAAATCGTCCTCAGTCACCAGCAACAGGCAGAACACCGGTGTTTGTGAGccccactcctcctcctccaccaccaccacctcttCCATCTGCTTTGTCAACTTCATCATTAAGAGCTGCAATGACTTCCACCCCTCCACCCCCAGTCCCACCCCCACCACcccctcccacagctgctctgcaggccCCAGCTGTGCCGCCTCCACCAGCTCCTCTCCAGATAGCTCCTGGAGTTCTTCATCCAGCTCCACCTCCAGTTGCTCCTCCCCTAGCACAACCTTCTCCCCCGGTCACTAGAGCCGCCCAAGTGTGCGAAGCTCTACCTGTTCACCCAGTTCCTCCACAAGCTGAAGTACAGGGACTTCCTCCACCACCCCCACCTCCTCCCCTGCCACCTCCTGGCATTCGACCTTCCTCCCCTGTCACAGTTGCAAATCTTTCTCACCCTCCTCCTGTTTTGCACCCTCCTCCCACAACCATTGTCCCTGGCCCTCATGCACCCATAATGCCTCCATCTCCACCATCCCAAGTGATTCCTGCCCCTGAGCCCAAACGCCATCCTTCAACTCTTCCTGTGATCAGTGATGCTAGAAGCGTTCTGCTGGAAGCAATACGGAAAGGTAATGTTGGCTATTAAGCAGCAAAAATAACAATCTCAGAAATCTGCTAAATACATGTGACCTTTTGACCTTTGAGAGATGGAGTATTTCACATGTGTAAGAAGTTAGAGGAATGCATCTTAAGtctgtttctgttttctatCCTCTACAGTGTATGCATTGCCAGGTAGACaggtttttttcaatttgtaATTGCATTTATCAGACATTTAGTTTGGATGGCAAAACTGGTTCTCTGTGGAAGTTATATTACAGAAAAAGGTACGTGTATTTGTAGATGATCTGTGGAGATTATCTTTCTATTTCTGTTTACCTGCAAATGTAGCTATTTCTGATCATCTAGATTGTGTAGCAGACAAAAACATTGGTTTTCAAAGACTGTTAGATAAAAGCGAAACTGATCAATTGGCATTGGAATTTTTAACATCTGTCACTGTATTACAAGATATAAGTGACATTCAGAAATCATTGCTGAAGACTTCAAGCTGTTAAGTATCTGATCTGGACATGGATCTCAGTGCAGTAGTGGAGCAGCCTTTGCAATGCAAGGTGCCCATGGCACAGTGCAAGGgaaggacagagctgcaggacagTGTTTTCCTAATGGTCTCATGAGGAGCTGTGTGTGCAAGCTGTATCTTTCAGCTTATGATGCCCATGGCCAGGAAAATCCCTACTTGCATTGTGGAACACACACAttgctgtgtgctgctgtttGATGGTGAGGTATCTTTCCATAGTTAAGATCTCTCAAATGTTTCAAGTCCTACAttcttttcttcccctgcactgcagcacagcacagaatcTGTATGGTACTATATTATCAGCAGATAGGCTATAGCACTAATTCGAAATATTTTTGCATGTCTATATGCACATGAACATTAAAGTCTAAGGAAATGTTGACAACAGCTGAGGACAGCAGGGGTGTGTGAACATGCATAGAGAACATcagcaaaaatgagaaaatagagCCTGCTGGTGTAACCTAGGTGATTGCTGAAAACACTTTTGACCAAGTCATGCCCAAAAAAGAAAGACTTGAGTCGCCCCATTTTTGATCTCCAAGTAATACTTTATCCCAAACCAAATCATTACATGATAAAAAACAGAGGTCCTGTCTTGTTAGGATGCTCAAATAGCTGTAAACgttcattaaaattattaagaGAGTCTAGAAAATGCAAATAGCAAAATGGCTTAATCACTTACAGTggtattaaaaatgtattttaatggaaaatcaGAACCTGGATATTATAATAGAAGGACTCAAGATCTTGTCTGCCATTGCAATTCTGATATTCTTCTCTTTAAAatcttgacaaaaaaaaaaatctacctgAGAAGGACAGCATcctgtgtatttatttttgcttgcaAAGCATTTTGTGAATCATGACCTAAATGCATTTGCAGTGGTGAAGGAGGAGAGTGACATGTTTGTGCTCTGATGTTCTCCAGGTATTCAGCTCCGCAAAGTGGAAGAGCAGCGGGAACAGGAAGCTAAGCACGAGCGCATTGAGAATGATGTTGCCACTATCCTCTCCCGTCGCATTGCTGTGGAATACAGTGATTCAGAAGATGATTCAGAATTTGATGAAGTAGACTGGCTAGAGTAAACTTATTATGTTGCTGTACACTGCAAAATCGAATGCTAATGTCCATTGTGGTGCTTGTTCTTTGGAAGTTTGATGGTCATTTCTAGTGTTTTTTGTATTCTTTTCTTAACATAATTAATCCATGTTTTTCTACTTTTCAGTTTACAAAGAGCTCCTAGTGCATCTTCAAAACTAAATGTTTTACAGTGGCTTTTCTTACACATCTCTTGAAAGAACATACTTTGTTCCATTAGACCACTAAGTATTAAGCATGGGCAGCTGTTGGTAGAGTAGCAGTTTCAATTTTTTGGCATATCTTAACTGTGCACTTTGTGAATTTTAAGTTGATGAAGGCAACTGAGATTGACATTCCAAGGGCAGCTGTATGTACTAATGAGCCTTATTCCACTTACTGATAgtgttttaaaacattaaacCTAGCTATCAAAATATCACTGCCTCGATCACACCTGAACACTAAAAGTACATATAGTTAGCAGCACTGAACACACTGAAAAGCAAATGGATCTTTGGGGAGGGTTTATTATTgtttattgttgtttttaaataattatggCCTTATTTGAATGTTTAGAGAttccccttcccttcttccctcccagGTACATATTGTGTGGTACTATTTTTGCCTGCATAATAAAagtttaaagttttttttttccttgtgaaatCTTTTGACTTAAACATGCTGTGTAACTTATGTAACTGTTAAAATAACAGTTTGATTTAATAAATGGTTCATTTTAAATGTTCCTGGGTGTTGCTCTTTCAATGAAGCCTTGTTTTTCAGGTATTTAATTTGTGGCGTACAAAGTTACTTTTATCATCAGTGTATCTTGAGGAGATGCAGCAGTTAAAATCATGGCTGAtgaaaggtgatttttttaagTGCTGTCTAGTAATGCAGTGCATGTTTTGCACATCTTTTGTGTTTCTCTTCCCTGGATTAACTCCTTCAACTCCTTCAAAACATCATGGACAAACCAAAAACAATAAATAGATGAGAACAAGGACTGcagaagcaaaaattaaaaagagacaTAATTCTGGTTTTTGGTTATTTTGTAGTGGTGTGATATGAACAGTAGCCATTTAATGAGCATACAGTCAAAAGCCTGTTGAAAAGAGAAGTGTGACAGGGTACAAGAGCTCTCTTACCCTGTGATCTCGTTCCTGGAAGATGGAATCCTGTAGTAGAGGAAAATAAGTCTTGAAAGTCAGATTGAGATATCAAGGGTGGAACATTACATGTTCTATGTGTTACAAACTAGTTTGCAGGGACATGTGATTGTTAGCCTTCTCTTGGAACTGGGCAAAAACCCTGAGGATAGACTGGGGTAGGAACAGTGTAGAGCAACCCTTCCAGCTGCACTGTCACCATCTCAGCCTCTGCTGTGATTTTGGACATGGCCAGCTTATACTCAAGACTTTCAACAGTAACAGTGACACCTTAATTggttttgcagaagaaaaaatattgtcaCACTTTGTCAATTTGCATCTTTGTAACTATTGCTGCAGATCTCTGCCCTGTTCTCTCTATTATAGTTTCTTCACAGTACCACCATCTGGTTTGGTCTGTTGTTCTCCATCAACTTCTGAAGTGTGTGTCCTTCTTAACCCCTCATTGTAATGGTAAAGAAAGGATGTCAGAGGCACTGCTGCATGAATATCTCAGGGTGTTTCCTTGGATCTCAGTAATCCTAACTCAACAAACCTAACTAACTTGTCCAGGAACTAAATGTGAGATTCTATTGACACAGCTGTAAAGATTTGAGATCATAAAGCAAAGTGCGTTGTATGCAACTGCAGCTCCCCTTTAACCAGGAACCCAGGTCTGAACTGCAGGTAGCTGTAAGAAGAGCTTGTCCCTGATTTCATATGTAGTTAGTTCTGCCATTcacaaaattacatttcaacTGATGTTTAT encodes:
- the WASF1 gene encoding actin-binding protein WASF1 isoform X3, translating into MPLVKRNIDPRHLCHTALPRGIKNELECVTNISLANIIRQLSSLSKYAEDIFGELFNEAHSFSFRVNSLQERVDRLSVSVTQLDPKEEELSLQDITMRKAFRSSTIQDQQLFDRKTLPIPLQETYDICEQPPPLNILTPYRDDGKEGLKFYTNPSYFFDLWKEKMLQDTEDKRKEKRKQKQKNLDRPHEPEKVPRAPHDRRREWQKLAQGPELAEDDANLLHKHIEVANGPASHFESRSQAYVDHIDGSYSLSALPYSQMSELLSRAEERVLVRPHEPPPPPPMHGAAEVKPVPPCVGSTPGLVENRPQSPATGRTPVFVSPTPPPPPPPPLPSALSTSSLRAAMTSTPPPPVPPPPPPPTAALQAPAVPPPPAPLQIAPGVLHPAPPPVAPPLAQPSPPVTRAAQVCEALPVHPVPPQAEVQGLPPPPPPPPLPPPGIRPSSPVTVANLSHPPPVLHPPPTTIVPGPHAPIMPPSPPSQVIPAPEPKRHPSTLPVISDARSVLLEAIRKGIQLRKVEEQREQEAKHERIENDVATILSRRIAVEYSDSEDDSEFDEVDWLE
- the WASF1 gene encoding actin-binding protein WASF1 isoform X2 gives rise to the protein MGAQPWSAVARLQHLIPPVPTRLLGLAARHFRFAGPLIHFRMPLVKRNIDPRHLCHTALPRGIKNELECVTNISLANIIRQLSSLSKYAEDIFGELFNEAHSFSFRVNSLQERVDRLSVSVTQLDPKEEELSLQDITMRKAFRSSTIQDQQLFDRKTLPIPLQETYDICEQPPPLNILTPYRDDGKEGLKFYTNPSYFFDLWKEKMLQDTEDKRKEKRKQKKNLDRPHEPEKVPRAPHDRRREWQKLAQGPELAEDDANLLHKHIEVANGPASHFESRSQAYVDHIDGSYSLSALPYSQMSELLSRAEERVLVRPHEPPPPPPMHGAAEVKPVPPCVGSTPGLVENRPQSPATGRTPVFVSPTPPPPPPPPLPSALSTSSLRAAMTSTPPPPVPPPPPPPTAALQAPAVPPPPAPLQIAPGVLHPAPPPVAPPLAQPSPPVTRAAQVCEALPVHPVPPQAEVQGLPPPPPPPPLPPPGIRPSSPVTVANLSHPPPVLHPPPTTIVPGPHAPIMPPSPPSQVIPAPEPKRHPSTLPVISDARSVLLEAIRKGIQLRKVEEQREQEAKHERIENDVATILSRRIAVEYSDSEDDSEFDEVDWLE
- the WASF1 gene encoding actin-binding protein WASF1 isoform X1, which gives rise to MGAQPWSAVARLQHLIPPVPTRLLGLAARHFRFAGPLIHFRMPLVKRNIDPRHLCHTALPRGIKNELECVTNISLANIIRQLSSLSKYAEDIFGELFNEAHSFSFRVNSLQERVDRLSVSVTQLDPKEEELSLQDITMRKAFRSSTIQDQQLFDRKTLPIPLQETYDICEQPPPLNILTPYRDDGKEGLKFYTNPSYFFDLWKEKMLQDTEDKRKEKRKQKQKNLDRPHEPEKVPRAPHDRRREWQKLAQGPELAEDDANLLHKHIEVANGPASHFESRSQAYVDHIDGSYSLSALPYSQMSELLSRAEERVLVRPHEPPPPPPMHGAAEVKPVPPCVGSTPGLVENRPQSPATGRTPVFVSPTPPPPPPPPLPSALSTSSLRAAMTSTPPPPVPPPPPPPTAALQAPAVPPPPAPLQIAPGVLHPAPPPVAPPLAQPSPPVTRAAQVCEALPVHPVPPQAEVQGLPPPPPPPPLPPPGIRPSSPVTVANLSHPPPVLHPPPTTIVPGPHAPIMPPSPPSQVIPAPEPKRHPSTLPVISDARSVLLEAIRKGIQLRKVEEQREQEAKHERIENDVATILSRRIAVEYSDSEDDSEFDEVDWLE